A stretch of the Capsicum annuum cultivar UCD-10X-F1 chromosome 8, UCD10Xv1.1, whole genome shotgun sequence genome encodes the following:
- the LOC107840468 gene encoding B-box zinc finger protein 20 isoform X1: MKIQCDVCDKEEASVYCTADEATLCQRCDYQVHRANKLASKHLRFSLVHPSFKDSPLCDICQERRALLFCKEDRAILCKECDLPIHRANEHTQKHNRFLLTGVQLSSAVLANYNNNQTSSSSMSPTGSEASNAGTNNLKARSGNSGMKSNSISTTDQSTPGYFQVDCIQEGSVSTGSISEYLIETLPGWHVEDLLQYPCSSQYGKDLTLYSLTITIATPFAKQCRSTLLCNTLLLYLCKNNRTEDNNIVLDEKNSEEMISYDHLLVE, from the exons atgaagattcaatgtgatgtttgtgataaagAAGAGGCATCAGTTTATTGTACAGCTGATGAAGCCACACTTTGTCAAAGATGTGACTATCAAGTGCACCGTGCCAATAAGTTGGCTAGCAAACACCTTCGTTTTTCTCTTGTTCATCCTTCTTTCAAAGACTCACCTCTTTGTGACATCTGCCAG gaaagaAGAGCATTGCTATTTTGTAAAGAAGATAGAGCAATTCTTTGCAAAGAATGTGACTTGCCTATACATAGAGCAAATGAACATACACAGAAACACAATAGGTTTCTTCTAACAGGAGTTCAGCTCTCTTCTGCTGTACTTGCTAATTATAATAATAACCAAACTTCGTCGTCGTCAATGTCCCCAACTGGATCTGAAGCAAGTAATGCTGGTACTAATAATCTTAAAGCACGTAGTGGTAATTCTGGGATGAAGAGTAATTCTATTTCGACTACTGATCAATCAACACCTGGTTATTTTCAAGTTGATTGTATTCAAGAGGGTTCTGTTTCAACTGGTAGCATATCGGAGTATTTGATTGAGACTCTACCTGGTTGGCACGTTGAAGATTTACTTCAATATCCATGTTCTTCTCAGTAcggtaaagatttaactttataTTCACTGACAATAACGATTGCGACACCTTTTGCAAAGCAATGTCGTTCGACGTTGCTTTGCAATACCCTCTTGTTgtatttatgtaaaaacaatagaACAGAAGACAACAACATAGTCCTAGACGAAAAGAACTCGGAGGAAATGATCTCTTATGACCATTTGCTAGTTGAATAG
- the LOC107840468 gene encoding B-box zinc finger protein 20 isoform X2: MKIQCDVCDKEEASVYCTADEATLCQRCDYQVHRANKLASKHLRFSLVHPSFKDSPLCDICQERRALLFCKEDRAILCKECDLPIHRANEHTQKHNRFLLTGVQLSSAVLANYNNNQTSSSSMSPTGSEASNAGTNNLKARSGNSGMKSNSISTTDQSTPGYFQVDCIQEGSVSTGSISEYLIETLPGWHVEDLLQYPCSSQYDFSSAV; the protein is encoded by the exons atgaagattcaatgtgatgtttgtgataaagAAGAGGCATCAGTTTATTGTACAGCTGATGAAGCCACACTTTGTCAAAGATGTGACTATCAAGTGCACCGTGCCAATAAGTTGGCTAGCAAACACCTTCGTTTTTCTCTTGTTCATCCTTCTTTCAAAGACTCACCTCTTTGTGACATCTGCCAG gaaagaAGAGCATTGCTATTTTGTAAAGAAGATAGAGCAATTCTTTGCAAAGAATGTGACTTGCCTATACATAGAGCAAATGAACATACACAGAAACACAATAGGTTTCTTCTAACAGGAGTTCAGCTCTCTTCTGCTGTACTTGCTAATTATAATAATAACCAAACTTCGTCGTCGTCAATGTCCCCAACTGGATCTGAAGCAAGTAATGCTGGTACTAATAATCTTAAAGCACGTAGTGGTAATTCTGGGATGAAGAGTAATTCTATTTCGACTACTGATCAATCAACACCTGGTTATTTTCAAGTTGATTGTATTCAAGAGGGTTCTGTTTCAACTGGTAGCATATCGGAGTATTTGATTGAGACTCTACCTGGTTGGCACGTTGAAGATTTACTTCAATATCCATGTTCTTCTCAGTAcg ATTTTTCATCAGCAGTTTAG